A portion of the Spirochaetales bacterium genome contains these proteins:
- a CDS encoding ABC transporter ATP-binding protein, translating to MEDIVFENITFSYPETERPVFGNFSHAFPRGVISLVGQNGTGKSTLLLLAGAVLLPQQGRVMVCGRDSRTLKEERERHRYVSFIYQNMEFETEEVIGDLFSFVFHNGFIEGKDETIIKSLVDVFELEHVLNKKTQEVSKGELQRTILAFSLLYGSRIIMMDEPIFAMENYQKVRTMDFITSYAKKEGISVYYSVHELDITEKYSDYMLLFFKSGIMKFGPTKEVFSIKNLEEAYEAPYVMLKKKEAFFRSYLMSKKTGN from the coding sequence ATGGAAGATATTGTTTTTGAGAATATTACCTTTTCATATCCGGAAACGGAACGCCCGGTTTTCGGTAATTTCTCTCACGCATTTCCCCGTGGTGTCATTTCTCTGGTCGGGCAGAACGGAACGGGGAAATCCACCCTCCTGCTTCTTGCGGGTGCGGTTTTACTGCCGCAGCAGGGCAGGGTCATGGTGTGCGGCCGGGATTCCCGAACCCTTAAGGAAGAGAGGGAACGGCACCGTTATGTTTCGTTTATTTACCAGAACATGGAGTTCGAAACCGAAGAGGTAATCGGGGACCTTTTTTCGTTTGTCTTTCACAATGGGTTTATCGAAGGAAAAGACGAAACGATAATAAAAAGCCTTGTCGATGTATTCGAACTCGAACATGTGCTGAACAAAAAGACACAGGAAGTAAGCAAGGGCGAATTGCAGCGTACGATTTTGGCGTTCAGTCTTCTTTACGGTTCACGTATCATTATGATGGATGAACCGATTTTTGCCATGGAAAACTATCAGAAAGTGCGGACAATGGATTTTATTACTTCGTATGCCAAAAAGGAAGGAATCAGTGTCTATTATTCGGTGCACGAACTCGATATAACGGAAAAGTATTCGGATTATATGCTGCTTTTTTTTAAAAGCGGAATAATGAAGTTCGGTCCGACGAAAGAAGTCTTCTCGATAAAGAATCTGGAAGAAGCGTATGAGGCGCCTTATGTTATGTTGAAGAAAAAGGAGGCTTTTTTCCGGAGTTATCTCATGTCAAAGAAAACAGGCAATTGA